One genomic segment of Nilaparvata lugens isolate BPH chromosome Y, ASM1435652v1, whole genome shotgun sequence includes these proteins:
- the LOC111054312 gene encoding uncharacterized protein LOC111054312 — MVSESTTGNKDVTLQELAGVLEVIAGNQTSMKENIMKMELELGKSIESCHQAINDINKKFDEQNKQISTCLINIDKLSTEVASLRKENAELKERVEDMEQYSRSNMLEINGIPKKQDEDVTEIICRMSEALGHKIKADAIDICHRLKQRNENLPPPIVVKFVRRTDKQVILNKRKVTRQFSTKQMGETTDHPVYVNESLAPTRRRIFTMAREIFKRGDIKYLWIKEGKILARKEDGIPVIELKNSEQVKKLSVISASKQPGNQENNSDVEDDEEEPAGD, encoded by the exons ATGGTGAGTGAATCGACAACAGGAAACAAGGACGTGACTCTCCAAGAACTCGCAGGAGTTCTTGAGGTAATTGCAGGAAATCAGACGTCGATGAAGgagaatattatgaaaatgGAGTTGGAGCTTGGGAAATCAATTGAATCATGTCATCAGGCGATTAACGACATAaataagaagtttgatgaacaAAACAAGCAAATTAGCACATGCCTCATCAACATCGATAAGCTTTCAACAGAAGTAGCTAGCCTCaggaaagaaaatgcagaacTGAAGGAACGCGTCGAGGATATGGAACAATACTCAAGATCGAACATGCTGGAAATAAATGGTATACCCAAAAAACAGGATGAAGATGTAACAGAAATCATTTGTAGAATGAGCGAAGCATTAGGACACAAAATAAAAGCAGATGCAATCGACATTTGTCACAGACTTAAACAACGAAATGAAAACCTACCTCCACCAATCGTTGTCAAGTTCGTTCGTAGAACAGACAAAcaagtaatattgaataaaaggaaAGTTACGAGGCAgttttctacaaagcagatgggAGAAACAACGGACCATCCAGTCTATGTGAATGAAAGTCTAGCACCTACGCGAAGAAGGATTTTCACCATGGCGAGAGAGATCTTCAAAAGAGGCGACATCAAATACCTATGGATCAAGGAAGGGAAGATTCTAGCTAGGAAAGAAGATGGAATACCAGTTATTGAACTCAAGAACagtgaacaagtgaaaaagttGAGCGTGATAAGTGCATCTAAGCAGCCAGGTAACCAAGAAAATAACAGT gatGTGGAGGACGATGAGGAAGAGCCGGCCGGGGATTGA